A part of Podarcis muralis chromosome 13, rPodMur119.hap1.1, whole genome shotgun sequence genomic DNA contains:
- the LOC114608079 gene encoding monocarboxylate transporter 13-like isoform X1, which yields MSPRVYSEPPDGGWGWAITLACFMQSALVFGVTRPFGIFFVEFMAYFDEPSSATSWISSITVATSKFTSPLAGALATQYGERPVAMAGGLLSGLGYFLASFATNLAQLYIFIGVFTGIGGTFALWPSLALLSRYFERRRPLATSLALSGAGVASLVLSPFFQFLVDLYGWRGALLLVSGMVFHLLPCGALLRPLALPEDNALAAPPEQAVSWRHRLSSLFGLSLLRHRGFMTYTCCGVLNAAGFFVPLVHLVPHARELDFDEYQAAFLASAVGVADIGGRVACTWLVTCGPLRLCHHLTLWSFLTGVSVLAVPLGRSYGAVLAISACYGFLAGAVLPLRVSTLVEIVGPARIMGAIGLINLMESVGALSGPPLSGWIRDVSGSYKASFLAGGSFLVAGSLGLLLLPGYFSLQPPRPPKQNQEGSKPEDPWNPSQQNGVCLA from the exons ATGAGCCCACGGGTATATTCTGAGCCCCCAgatgggggctggggctgggcgATCACGCTGGCGTGTTTCATGCAGTCCGCCCTGGTCTTTGGGGTCACGCGGCCTTTCGGCATCTTCTTTGTGGAGTTCATGGCCTATTTCGACGAGCCGTCGAGCGCCACGTCCTGGATTTCGTCCATCACCGTGGCCACGTCGAAATTCACCA GTCCGTTGGCAGGGGCACTGGCCACTCAGTACGGAGAGCGTCCCGTCGCCATGGCAGGGGGGCTCCTTTCGGGCCTCGGCTATTTCCTCGCCTCCTTCGCCACCAACCTGGCACAGCTCTATATATTTATTGGCGTGTTCACAG GAATTGGAGGCACATTTGCCCTCTGGCCCTCACTGGCCTTGCTGTCACGGTACTTTGAGCGCCGCCGCCCCCTGGCCACCTCCCTGGCCCTCTCAGGCGCCGGCGTCGCCTCCCTGGTCCTCTCGCCCTTCTTCCAGTTCCTGGTGGACCTCTACGGCTGGCGCGGGGCTCTCCTGCTGGTATCTGGGATGGTCTTCCACCTGCTGCCGTGCGGAGCCCTGCTTCGCCCCCTCGCTTTGCCAGAGGACAATGCCCTGGCAGCGCCCCCGGAGCAGGCGGTCAGCTGGCGCCACCGTCTCTCGTCTCTCTTCGGACTCTCTCTGCTCCGCCACCGAGGCTTCATGACCTACACCTGCTGCGGGGTGCTGAATGCGGCCGGGTTCTTCGTGCCCCTGGTCCACCTCGTGCCCCACGCCCGGGAGCTGGACTTCGACGAGTACCAGGCGGCCTTCCTCGCCTCCGCCGTGGGAGTGGCCGACATCGGGGGCCGCGTCGCCTGCACCTGGCTGGTCACCTGCGGCCCTCTCCGCCTCTGCCACCACCTCACCCTGTGGAGCTTCCTGACAGGGGTCTCCGTCCTGGCAGTGCCCCTGGGGCGCAGCTATGGGGCCGTGCTCGCTATCAGCGCCTGCTATGGGTTCCTGGCCGGCGCCGTTCTCCCGCTCAGGGTCTCCACTCTGGTGGAAATCGTGGGTCCTGCACGGATCATGGGAGCCATCGGACTCATCAACCTGATGGAAAGCGTTGGGGCCCTGTCTGGGCCCCCCCTCTCAG GTTGGATCCGGGACGTGAGCGGAAGTTACAAGGCCTCCTTCCTGGCTGGGGGCTCCTTCCTCGTCGCTGGAAGCCTGGGACTTTTGCTCCTCCCCGGCTATTTCTCTCTCCAGCCCCCCAGACCCCCCAAGCAGAACCAGGAAGGGAGCAAGCCGGAAGATCCCTGGAACCCAAGCCAGCAAAACGGAGTTTGTCTAGCCTGA
- the LOC114608080 gene encoding monocarboxylate transporter 13, translating into MSLPLENPPDGGWGWLIVLSGFLANSLTYGVLRSLGILFEELVEAFDASAAQVSWVTAIALATQQLASPVGTAASMRFGARPVVMLGGLLSSLGVFWASFSTSLLQLYLTLGFLTGFGWALAFAPVMGTLSRYFSSRRSLAMGLALTGNGLSSFAFSPLLRLLADSLAWRGALLATSALGLHLLVCGALLRPLSLRGDLSHSGPGFDLGLFAERGFAAFSLGAALLAAGYFTPYVHLEPYGRAMGLGPYEAAAVVSAASLSDALARLLAGGLADRRLLSPARLLVLCSALTACSLLLFPLASSFADALGLALLYGTSAGSFATVAFGVLPEIVGVSRVVNATGLCLMAMSVGGLLGPPLSGKGHFAYYYYYCLPQFGQTQAGTFENTVPPCRPPSSPSLWALHLSQHQGLFQGVFSSHEVAKVLEPQLQDLLRAPSHLYPALPGTKVHCPWSWRFSFAISHESRPPARLQILQVLAKARSGGLLPSSSSSPGFLRDLTGDFTASFLVGGSFVLCASGVFAALPSFCPSCCKDDGDPRTRGTLGLVPSLLPSPLTSKCSQV; encoded by the exons ATGTCGCTGCCTCTGGAAAACCCTCCGGATGGGGGCTGGGGTTGGCTGATCGTCCTCTCGGGATTTCTGGCCAACTCCCTCACTTACGGGGTTTTGAGATCTCTGGGTATCCTCTTTGAAGAACTGGTGGAGGCTTTCGACGCCAGCGCTGCCCAGGTCTCCTGGGTGACGGCCATTGCCTTGGCAACCCAGCAGCTGGCTA GTCCCGTTGGCACGGCTGCTAGCATGCGGTTCGGAGCTCGTCCGGTGGTCATGCTGGgcggcctcctctcctctctgggCGTCTTCTGGGCTTCCTTCAGCACCAGCTTACTCCAGCTGTATCTCACCCTGGGCTTTCTGACAG GTTTCGGCTGGGCGCTGGCCTTCGCCCCCGTCATGGGCACCCTCTCGCGCTACTTCTCGTCTCGGCGATCCCTGGCGATGGGCCTGGCACTGACGGGCAATGGACTGTCCTCCTTCGCCTTCTCCCCGCTGCTCAGGCTCCTGGCTGACTCCCTGGCGTGGCGAGGGGCTCTGCTCGCCACCTCCGCCCTGGGCCTCCACCTCTTGGTCTGCGGGGCCCTCCTGCGCCCGCTGAGCCTGCGGGGCGACCTCTCGCACTCGGGACCGGGCTTCGACCTGGGCCTGTTCGCCGAGAGGGGCTTTGCAGCCTTCTCCCTCGGCGCCGCCCTACTGGCCGCTGGCTACTTCACGCCTTACGTCCACCTGGAGCCCTACGGCCGAGCGATGGGCCTCGGACCCTACGAAGCCGCCGCCGTCGTGTCCGCGGCCTCCCTCTCGGACGCTCTGGCCCGGCTGCTGGCCGGCGGCCTGGCTGACCGGCGCCTCCTGTCCCCGGCCCGCCTCCTCGTCCTCTGCAGTGCGCTGACCGCctgcagcctcctcctcttcccactcgCCTCGTCCTTCGCAGATGCCCTCGGACTGGCCCTGCTCTACGGCACAAGCGCGGGCAGTTTTGCCACGGTGGCCTTCGGAGTACTGCCCGAGATCGTCGGAGTGTCACGCGTGGTCAACGCCACGGGGCTGTGTCTGATGGCCATGAGCGTCGGGGGGCTGCTAGGCCCGCCTCTCTCTGGTAAGGGACACttcgcttattattattattactgcctcccacagtttggtcaaactcaggctggcaccttcgagaacactgtcccaccatgtcgtcctccgtcgtccccttctctttgggccctccatctttcccaacatcagggtcttttccagggagtcttctcttctcatgaggtggccaaagtcttggagcctcagcttcaggatctg cttagggccccatcacACCTATATCCGGCCCTGCCAGGCACCAAGGTACACTGCCCTTGGTCATGGAGGTTCTCTTTTGCCATTAGCCACGAGTCCAGGCCTCCTGCCCGCCTCCAAATTCTCCAAGTTCTGGCGAAAGCAAGATCTGGTGGCCTCCtaccatcttcctcttcctctccaggtTTCCTGAGGGACCTGACGGGAGACTTCACCGCCTCGTTCCTGGTCGGAGGGTCCTTCGTCCTCTGCGCCAGCGGGGTCTTCGCTGCCCTTCCTTCTTTCTGCCCCAGCTGCTGCAAGGACGATGGCGACCCCAGGACCCGGGGAACCCTTGGCTTGGTCCCCTCTCTGCTGCCTTCTCCCCTCACAAGCAAATGTTCACAGGtatga